One Persicobacter psychrovividus DNA window includes the following coding sequences:
- a CDS encoding M20 family metallopeptidase, whose amino-acid sequence MILEKAKSIQSYILEHRRHFHAHPELGYKEFQTAERVAAELSALGLEPRTGVAVTGVVADMVKGEGPTIALRADMDALPIQEQTSLPFQSTVPNISHACGHDAHTAMLLGAAQLLHQEDFQGTIRFIFQPAEENNYDDPDRYSGGERMVKEQVMDGVDYAVALHQVPMMPSGVMSVQEGPIMAAADIFTIEIHGKASHGGLSPEMGVDAIVIAAQVISQLQTIVTRNISPTEAAVVSIGTINGGFAPNVVADKVVLEGTSRALSQATMQVLRDRISAIAKQTAEMYGGTAIYDITQHYDVTENHPEAVKVGAEVAVGLLGSAERLIRIPPTMGAEDFSFMAQQVPSVFGLLGSMIAPEVSHSLHHPAMTLNEEVLPLGTAWLAETALALMKK is encoded by the coding sequence ATGATTTTAGAAAAAGCAAAGTCTATTCAGTCCTATATCCTTGAGCATCGCAGGCATTTTCATGCCCATCCAGAGTTGGGTTACAAGGAGTTTCAGACCGCAGAACGAGTGGCTGCTGAGCTGAGCGCATTGGGGCTTGAACCACGAACGGGCGTTGCAGTTACAGGGGTGGTGGCGGATATGGTTAAGGGAGAGGGCCCGACGATTGCATTGCGTGCTGATATGGATGCCCTGCCCATTCAGGAACAGACCAGCCTTCCTTTTCAGTCGACGGTACCCAATATTTCCCATGCCTGCGGACACGATGCACACACGGCCATGCTCCTTGGGGCGGCGCAGTTGCTTCATCAGGAAGACTTTCAGGGAACGATCCGTTTTATTTTTCAGCCTGCTGAGGAGAATAATTACGATGATCCCGACCGTTACTCGGGAGGAGAACGCATGGTGAAGGAACAGGTGATGGATGGGGTGGATTATGCGGTGGCTTTGCATCAGGTACCAATGATGCCAAGTGGTGTGATGAGTGTGCAGGAAGGGCCAATTATGGCGGCGGCGGATATTTTCACTATTGAGATTCATGGCAAAGCCTCCCATGGGGGATTGTCGCCTGAGATGGGGGTGGATGCGATTGTCATTGCCGCGCAGGTGATTAGCCAGTTACAGACGATCGTTACAAGAAATATCTCGCCTACTGAAGCGGCGGTGGTGTCGATAGGGACAATCAATGGCGGCTTTGCTCCGAATGTGGTTGCTGACAAAGTAGTGCTGGAGGGCACTTCGCGGGCACTTTCTCAAGCGACCATGCAGGTGCTCCGAGATCGGATTTCAGCGATAGCGAAACAAACAGCGGAAATGTATGGAGGAACGGCTATCTATGACATCACTCAGCATTATGATGTTACGGAGAACCACCCTGAAGCGGTAAAGGTAGGTGCTGAAGTGGCTGTGGGCTTGCTTGGCAGTGCGGAGCGACTGATCAGGATTCCGCCAACAATGGGCGCGGAGGATTTCTCTTTTATGGCACAGCAGGTACCTTCTGTTTTTGGTTTGTTGGGCAGTATGATTGCTCCTGAAGTTTCGCATTCGTTGCATCACCCTGCCATGACCCTCAATGAGGAGGTGTTGCCGCTGGGTACGGCATGGCTTGCTGAAACAGCTTTGGCACTGATGAAAAAATAG
- a CDS encoding AsmA-like C-terminal region-containing protein, with the protein MKKLLFTLGGVIVLIILALAIAPFLFKDKIEGAVNEAMKENLNADVYYNTDEFSLSFFKNFPNLTVGMQNFGIVNHAPFEGDTLVKVGEFNISVNVASLISGKVSLNNVSLKQPDIRVKVLQDGRANYDIAKATEETAPKEETASEGDGPAISINHWEIIDGRLSYDDLSSDLHFNMHGLQHRGAGDFAKSNFDMTSKTHIEGMNLKMEKTAYLENRPFDLDATVNMDLEHMKFTLKENTLKMNDLALHVEGFVAMLADENIQVDLKFNSQDNTIKSVLSLVPKVFLEDIKDVKTDGNFEFKGFAKGFYNAQQMPAFGLDFKLDNGNIRYPDLPTAIRNLNFELHVKNEDGVIDNTSVNIPKFHVDLGKNPIDGNLMIKDLKKFPIDGAIKGTINLTDLADLAHQQGLKMKGVYKIDINAHGYYDSLTNTIPVLDGSMSLTDGYFESKDFPIPVEGMNFTAKVQSPEGKMSSTTMMVDNFRMMMEQETFTASMKIFDLNDPKWDIKAQGNVDLATMAKAFKLDSMELEGKIYADITTKGKMSDVEKEAYDKLPTSGKVNLKNLIFISPDFPQGVRIASANAVFNPKNIELSNLSGKIGNSDMNIKGKISNYIAYALKDETLRGTMTFNSTRFNLNQFMVEAPEDEEVAKAETKDPDSAQEVVVIPKNLDLTFMASIKETIYDQMVLKNLKGKISLKNGLATLDGVNFNTMGGKVGMSGVYNSTNVRKPSFGFNFDMSQIDIPQAYASLNTVQAAAPIAKEMNGKFSTNFSMKGILLKDMSPDMNTMDGSGDIEIREASVKNSGIVKGISAISGFSSKSENINMKDVIIKTRIENGRVKVQPFDVKIGEYTATIDGSNGFDKSLDYNMKVLVPTKGLGKEANKVIGDLFGTKTDVVPEAMRFNFKVDGNYDKPKYKLVGTESVAGKSSSKSNSSNANKETPKTDVKKEAQKILDKLF; encoded by the coding sequence ATGAAGAAGCTGTTATTTACGCTTGGAGGCGTTATTGTGCTTATCATTCTTGCCTTGGCTATTGCCCCTTTTCTTTTTAAAGATAAGATAGAAGGGGCGGTAAATGAGGCCATGAAAGAAAACCTCAATGCAGATGTTTACTACAACACCGATGAGTTTTCACTTTCATTCTTTAAAAACTTCCCCAACCTCACCGTTGGGATGCAAAATTTTGGAATTGTAAATCATGCCCCTTTTGAGGGCGATACACTGGTGAAGGTTGGCGAGTTTAACATTTCGGTGAATGTGGCCAGTTTAATCTCGGGAAAAGTAAGCCTGAATAATGTATCTCTCAAGCAGCCCGACATTCGGGTGAAAGTCCTTCAGGATGGCCGTGCGAATTACGACATCGCTAAAGCGACAGAAGAAACAGCCCCAAAAGAAGAAACGGCCTCAGAAGGCGACGGCCCTGCGATTTCCATCAACCACTGGGAAATTATTGATGGCCGATTAAGCTACGACGACCTTTCAAGTGATCTCCATTTCAATATGCACGGACTTCAACACCGTGGCGCAGGAGATTTTGCGAAGTCAAATTTTGATATGACAAGCAAAACCCACATCGAAGGCATGAACCTGAAGATGGAAAAAACGGCCTATCTTGAAAACAGGCCTTTCGACCTTGATGCGACGGTCAATATGGATTTGGAACACATGAAATTCACCCTCAAGGAAAACACCCTGAAGATGAATGATCTTGCCTTGCATGTGGAAGGCTTTGTGGCCATGCTTGCGGATGAAAACATTCAGGTGGACCTGAAATTCAACTCGCAGGACAACACCATTAAATCGGTGCTCTCGCTGGTACCAAAAGTATTCCTCGAAGATATTAAAGATGTTAAAACCGATGGTAACTTTGAGTTCAAAGGATTTGCCAAAGGGTTTTACAATGCGCAACAGATGCCTGCATTCGGGCTCGATTTTAAATTGGACAATGGAAATATCCGTTACCCTGATTTGCCTACGGCCATCCGTAATCTGAACTTTGAACTTCATGTAAAAAATGAGGATGGGGTGATCGACAACACCTCTGTCAACATTCCGAAGTTTCATGTTGATCTTGGTAAAAACCCTATTGATGGAAACCTGATGATCAAAGACCTGAAGAAATTCCCTATTGACGGTGCCATTAAAGGAACGATCAATTTGACTGACCTGGCAGATTTGGCGCACCAGCAGGGGCTGAAAATGAAAGGGGTTTATAAGATCGATATCAATGCGCACGGTTATTACGACAGCCTCACCAATACGATTCCAGTTTTGGATGGTAGCATGAGTTTGACCGATGGCTACTTTGAGTCCAAAGATTTCCCGATTCCTGTGGAAGGGATGAACTTTACGGCAAAGGTACAGAGCCCTGAAGGAAAAATGAGCTCAACAACCATGATGGTGGATAATTTCCGCATGATGATGGAGCAGGAAACGTTTACGGCTTCCATGAAAATTTTCGACCTGAATGATCCTAAGTGGGACATTAAGGCACAAGGAAATGTGGATTTGGCGACTATGGCCAAAGCTTTCAAGCTCGACAGCATGGAGCTCGAGGGGAAAATCTATGCCGACATCACCACCAAAGGGAAAATGTCTGATGTAGAAAAAGAAGCCTACGACAAGCTCCCAACAAGTGGTAAGGTCAATCTGAAAAACCTCATCTTTATCAGTCCTGACTTCCCGCAGGGAGTACGCATTGCAAGTGCCAACGCCGTTTTCAATCCAAAAAATATCGAACTCAGCAACCTGAGTGGCAAGATTGGTAACAGCGACATGAACATTAAGGGGAAAATCAGCAACTACATTGCTTATGCCCTCAAGGACGAAACCCTTCGCGGCACGATGACTTTCAACAGTACCCGTTTCAACCTGAATCAGTTTATGGTCGAAGCGCCTGAAGATGAAGAGGTCGCGAAAGCGGAAACCAAAGATCCTGACAGCGCGCAAGAGGTGGTGGTGATTCCTAAAAATCTCGATCTGACGTTCATGGCATCTATTAAAGAAACCATCTACGATCAGATGGTTCTCAAAAATCTGAAAGGGAAAATCAGTCTGAAAAATGGCCTGGCAACCCTGGACGGTGTGAATTTCAATACCATGGGCGGTAAGGTAGGCATGAGTGGCGTTTATAACTCTACCAATGTCAGGAAACCATCTTTCGGCTTTAATTTCGATATGAGTCAGATAGACATTCCGCAGGCTTATGCATCGCTGAACACCGTACAGGCGGCGGCACCTATTGCCAAGGAGATGAATGGAAAGTTCAGTACCAATTTCTCTATGAAGGGTATTTTGCTGAAAGATATGAGCCCTGATATGAATACGATGGATGGCTCAGGAGATATTGAGATCCGTGAGGCATCGGTAAAAAATTCAGGAATTGTAAAAGGCATTTCGGCCATTTCAGGCTTCTCGAGTAAAAGTGAGAACATCAATATGAAAGATGTCATCATTAAAACACGAATTGAAAACGGTCGGGTGAAGGTGCAGCCTTTTGATGTGAAAATTGGCGAGTACACCGCAACAATTGATGGCAGCAACGGCTTTGATAAATCCCTTGATTACAATATGAAAGTATTGGTGCCTACCAAAGGGTTGGGCAAAGAGGCCAATAAAGTGATTGGTGATTTGTTTGGCACAAAAACGGATGTGGTACCCGAGGCGATGCGTTTCAACTTTAAAGTGGATGGCAATTACGACAAGCCAAAATACAAACTGGTAGGGACGGAATCTGTCGCTGGAAAAAGTTCTTCCAAAAGCAACTCCTCGAATGCCAATAAGGAAACCCCAAAAACAGATGTAAAGAAAGAAGCCCAAAAGATTTTGGACAAACTCTTCTAA